In the Cyanobacteriota bacterium genome, TGTCATACACTACTCGGTTCACACCCTTGACCTCATTCACAATCCGATTGGAAATAGTTTCCAGTAGCTCGTAGGGCACCTTAGCCCAGTCAGCCGTCATGCCATCTTCGCTGGTGACTAGCCGCAGGACGATCGGGTAAGCATAGGTACGCTGGTCACCCATCACACCCACACTGCGAATGGGTAGCAGCACAGCAAAGGCCTGCCAGAATTGGTTATAGATACCTTGCTGATTAATCACCTGCCGAACAATAAAGTCAGCATCGCGGAGAATGGCTAACTTTTCAGCAGTGACTTCTCCTAGAATACGGATAGCTAGCCCTGGCCCCGGAAAGGGGTGTCGCTGCACAATTTCCTCAGGCAACCCAATAGAGCGCCCGACCTTGCGCACTTCGTCTTTAAATAACTTGCGCAGTGGCTCTACTAGCTTAAAGCGTAGGTTTTCGGGTAACCCACCAACATTATGGTGGCTCTTAATTTTCACGGCCACTCGTTCACCCGTTTGTGGGTCAATATTCGTGTCAGCAGACTCAATCACATCAGGATACAGAGTGCCCTGGGCTAGATAGTCAAAGGGGCCTAGGCGTTGGGACTCTTCTTCAAACACTTGGATAAAGGTATGGCCGATGCGCTTGCGCTTTTCTTCTGGGTCAGTTACCCCCCGAATGGCAGCCAAGAAGCGATCGCCCGCATCTACATACTCTACAGGAATATGAAACTGCTCCTTGAAGAGCTTAAGCAGGCGCTCAGGTTCATTTTTGCGCATGAACCCTTGGTCAATGAACATGCAGGTCAACTGGTCGCCGATCGCCTGATGCATCAAAAACGCCAAGGTAGAAGAGTCTACTCCACCAGACAGGGCTAGCAGCACACGCTTGTTGCCCACCTTAGCCCGCACCTCACAGATGGCTTGTTCCACAAAGGCTTCCGTGGTCCATGTGGGTTGGCAATCACAGATGTTGTAGACAAAGTTGCGGATGAGGGCTTGTCCACCTAGGGAATGCACAACCTCTGGATGAAACTGCACACCATAGAGTTTGCGATGATGGTCAGCGATTGCGGCACAGGGGGTATTATCCGTATGCGCTAATGTGCTAAATCCTTCAGGCAGGCGAGTTACTGAATCACCATGGCTCATCCACATGGTCACGCCACTGTCTATGCTAGCCAGTAAGTCACTGGCGTCGTCGATGTAGAGAGATGCTTTGCCATACTCGCCGCGATCCGATCGCTCCACCTCACCACCCAACTGCTGTGCCATCAACTGCATACCGTAGCAAACCCCCAAAATGGGAATTCCCAACTCCCAAATTGCTGGATCACAGTGAGGAGCGCCTTGATCGTAGACTGAGTTTGGCCCGCCAGAAAGGATAATGCCAGCCGGATTAAGCTGGCGTAGCTGCTCAGCAGATGTCCGGTAAGACAGGACTTCAGAGTAGACCTGGGTTTCACGAATCCGGCGAGCGATGAGTTCTGAATATTGGGAGCCAAAGTCAAGGATAATCACCATCTGGCGGTTTACGTCAGCCAAGACATTGGACTGGGTGAGCAAATCGGATTTAGGTGTCACGGGCATATCCCTAGTGAGAAGAACATCAGTAACAAGGATGCTTTAAGTTCAGTGCTTGTGATGATCGACGGCTTTATCAATGGCTTTTTATAAGCGTGAGACATCCTGAGTAGGATTTAATGAACTGAGAATCAATGACTTGGAAAGTGGGTAGTCAACACTTGCCACCCTGAATATTTGAGGGTATCTGAGCTTAACCCTATCATCACTTGAATTCCAATCCAAGGTTTAGGCAATTCTAAGCCTAGAGACATTCAGTAGCTTGCAGCTTCTCAGGGATGGCGGCCTTGACTAGTTGAAACATCCAGCATAGCTAATACCACTACGATTAGAAACCTTAGACCACAGAGAGAGCCAACATGGCTCAATTGTAGTTTAATGACGAGATTTGAAGCTCAGCGGCATGTCGCTATAGATTGATTTTCGTATCAATTCTTTTAAGCAGATGCTCACGCATATATTACATTTTTTTTACAAAATGGCTTAA is a window encoding:
- the guaA gene encoding glutamine-hydrolyzing GMP synthase, yielding MVIILDFGSQYSELIARRIRETQVYSEVLSYRTSAEQLRQLNPAGIILSGGPNSVYDQGAPHCDPAIWELGIPILGVCYGMQLMAQQLGGEVERSDRGEYGKASLYIDDASDLLASIDSGVTMWMSHGDSVTRLPEGFSTLAHTDNTPCAAIADHHRKLYGVQFHPEVVHSLGGQALIRNFVYNICDCQPTWTTEAFVEQAICEVRAKVGNKRVLLALSGGVDSSTLAFLMHQAIGDQLTCMFIDQGFMRKNEPERLLKLFKEQFHIPVEYVDAGDRFLAAIRGVTDPEEKRKRIGHTFIQVFEEESQRLGPFDYLAQGTLYPDVIESADTNIDPQTGERVAVKIKSHHNVGGLPENLRFKLVEPLRKLFKDEVRKVGRSIGLPEEIVQRHPFPGPGLAIRILGEVTAEKLAILRDADFIVRQVINQQGIYNQFWQAFAVLLPIRSVGVMGDQRTYAYPIVLRLVTSEDGMTADWAKVPYELLETISNRIVNEVKGVNRVVYDITSKPPGTIEWE